The following are encoded in a window of Sphaeramia orbicularis chromosome 20, fSphaOr1.1, whole genome shotgun sequence genomic DNA:
- the LOC115411469 gene encoding uncharacterized protein LOC115411469 isoform X3, translating into MYGTVQWDELLLQSGGRTPAGPLFSIECPENAVWQLRLPHCETKHGQRSNSLLSVVHITDDGMEFTEPLEITDTHVVINVQHLSLFGLVWEAFRGFYQYIRSVSGQVLLFLTPPNPRTQRQKLEMLLLPINVPVKDVKAYVKEIEQNAVYISVPATCDLITKEKYCVDCPEAELIQPEASKFDLNFGPNYHTMFEIRLPTNAERVTLTIRHQGNAEVWRHEVDLTV; encoded by the exons ATGTACGGGACCGTCCAATGGGAtgagctcctcctccagtcagGTGGCAGGACGCCTGCAGGGCCGCTGTTCAGTATCGAGTGTCCTGAGAACGCCGTTTGGCAGCTCCGCCTCCCACACTGTGAGACCAAGCACG GTCAACGCTCTAACAGCCTGCTGTCTGTGGTCCACATCACTGATGATGGAATGGAGTTCACTGAACCTCTGGAGATCACAGACACTCATGTGGTCATCAACGTCCAACATCTGTCCCTGTTTGGCCTCGTCTGGGAGGCTTTCAGAGGCTTTTATCAGTACATCAGATCAGTCAGTGGCCAAGTTCTGCTGTTCCTCACACCACCAAACCcaagaacacagagacagaaactAGAGATGCTACTACTGCCAATCAATGTCCCAGTCAAAGATGTAAAGGCTTAT GTAAAAGAAATTGAACAGAATGCCGTATACATCAGTGTACCTGCCACATGTGACCTCATAACCAAAGAAAAATACTGTGTGGACTGTCCTGAAGCTGAACTGATACAGCCGGAG GCAAGCAAGTTTGACCTGAACTTTGGACCAAATTATCACACGATGTTTGAGATCCGTCTTCCAACAAACGCAGAACGAGTGACTTTAACGATCCGACACCAAGGAAACGCCGAGGTCTGGAGGCATGAAGTAGATCTGACTG TCTGA
- the LOC115411470 gene encoding chondrolectin-like, with product MTFHQVMLQVWVVVMTTAVARGDGARVVSGQTVCVGGPERPCYKIAYFHDVSSRVAFREAVQACEMDGGALLSIESPGEQRDIEHLLQELRSGAVGGPGSGGGISDGDFWIGLTRVDGADQTETSHAFTSCPQMYYWTDGSPAPFRNWYFDEPSCGGEACVVMYHQPTAIPGLGGAYLYQWNDDRCNMKHNFICKYEPDSHLVKEQGDTPVVRGTASSPDRSADAPPHVMMAGASGMLLVYVIIPTIPLMLLILVASATCCFQMFTRSKPRTKTPSDPSNLWISQTPKGDSMEV from the exons ATGACTTTTCACCAGGTGATGCTGCAGGTTTGGGTGGTTGTCATGACAACAGCGGTCGCCAGGGGAGACGGAGCTCGTGTTGTAAGCG GTCAGACGGTGTGTGTGGGCGGTCCTGAACGTCCCTGCTATAAAATCGCGTATTTCCACGACGTGTCGAGCCGCGTCGCGTTCAGAGAAGCTGTTCAGGCCTGCGAGATGGACGGGGGGGCGCTGCTGAGCATCGAGAGTCCAGGAGAGCAGAGGGACATCGAACACCTGCTGCAG GAGCTCAGGTCTGGCGCTGTGGGCGGTCCTGGTTCTGGGGGCGGGATCTCAGATGGGGATTTCTGGATCGGTCTGACTCGTGTGGACGGCGCCGATCAGACTGAAACCAGCCACGCCTTCACTTCCTGTCCGCAGATGTACTATTGGACGGAcggaagccccgcccccttcag GAACTGGTATTTTGACGAACCGTCGTGCGGAGGCGAGGCCTGCGTCGTCATGTACCATCAGCCCACCGCCATTCCTGGACTGGGTGGAGCTTATCTCTACCAATGGAACGACGACCGCTGCAACATGAAACACAACTTCATCTGCAAATATGAACCAG acagTCACCTGGTGAAGGAACAGGGTGACACACCTGTAGTCAGAGGGACAG CGTCGTCACCAGATCGCAGCGCTGACGCTCCTCCTCATGTTATGATGGCCGGAGCATCAG GGATGCTGCTGGTCTACGTCATAATTCCCACAATCCCCCTGATGCTGCTCATCCTGGTGGCATCGGCCACCTGCTGTTTCCAGATGTTCACAAGAAG TAAACCTCGTACTAAGACGCCGTCCGATCCGTCCAACCTGTGGATTTCCCAGACGCCAAAGGGTGACAGTATGGAGGTCTGA
- the LOC115411469 gene encoding uncharacterized protein LOC115411469 isoform X2: MMIHRKVEYSTVCQRSNSLLSVVHITDDGMEFTEPLEITDTHVVINVQHLSLFGLVWEAFRGFYQYIRSVSGQVLLFLTPPNPRTQRQKLEMLLLPINVPVKDVKAYVKEIEQNAVYISVPATCDLITKEKYCVDCPEAELIQPEASKFDLNFGPNYHTMFEIRLPTNAERVTLTIRHQGNAEVWRHEVDLTDPALTGGGGLRTQRNISPQQTLSSVRPEFVDRVTDPVLNQLLDRLLHQMFINDREYECVKTKGRAHKAADVIDTVRRKGPAAASFLISALCELDCNLSRTLDLDLSPDPH; this comes from the exons ATGATGATTCATCGCAAGGTTGAATACTCAACAGTGT GTCAACGCTCTAACAGCCTGCTGTCTGTGGTCCACATCACTGATGATGGAATGGAGTTCACTGAACCTCTGGAGATCACAGACACTCATGTGGTCATCAACGTCCAACATCTGTCCCTGTTTGGCCTCGTCTGGGAGGCTTTCAGAGGCTTTTATCAGTACATCAGATCAGTCAGTGGCCAAGTTCTGCTGTTCCTCACACCACCAAACCcaagaacacagagacagaaactAGAGATGCTACTACTGCCAATCAATGTCCCAGTCAAAGATGTAAAGGCTTAT GTAAAAGAAATTGAACAGAATGCCGTATACATCAGTGTACCTGCCACATGTGACCTCATAACCAAAGAAAAATACTGTGTGGACTGTCCTGAAGCTGAACTGATACAGCCGGAG GCAAGCAAGTTTGACCTGAACTTTGGACCAAATTATCACACGATGTTTGAGATCCGTCTTCCAACAAACGCAGAACGAGTGACTTTAACGATCCGACACCAAGGAAACGCCGAGGTCTGGAGGCATGAAGTAGATCTGACTG ATCCTGCTTTAACTGGAGGAGGTGGACTGAGGACTCAGCGGAACATCTCACCACAGCAGACGTTGTCTTCGGTTCGGCCTGAATTTGTGGATCGTGTGACGGATCCTGTTCTGAACCAGCTGTTGGACCGACTTTTACACCAGATGTTTATTAATGACAGAGAGTATGAGTGTGTAAAAACGAAAGGCCGAGCCCATAAGGCTGCAGATGTGATCGACACGGTGCGACGCAAAGGACCAGCAGCGGCATCATTTCTGATATCAGCCTTATGTGAACTGGACTGCAACCTGTCCAGaaccctggacctggacctgagtCCTGATCCACATTAG
- the LOC115411469 gene encoding uncharacterized protein LOC115411469 isoform X1 translates to MYGTVQWDELLLQSGGRTPAGPLFSIECPENAVWQLRLPHCETKHGQRSNSLLSVVHITDDGMEFTEPLEITDTHVVINVQHLSLFGLVWEAFRGFYQYIRSVSGQVLLFLTPPNPRTQRQKLEMLLLPINVPVKDVKAYVKEIEQNAVYISVPATCDLITKEKYCVDCPEAELIQPEASKFDLNFGPNYHTMFEIRLPTNAERVTLTIRHQGNAEVWRHEVDLTDPALTGGGGLRTQRNISPQQTLSSVRPEFVDRVTDPVLNQLLDRLLHQMFINDREYECVKTKGRAHKAADVIDTVRRKGPAAASFLISALCELDCNLSRTLDLDLSPDPH, encoded by the exons ATGTACGGGACCGTCCAATGGGAtgagctcctcctccagtcagGTGGCAGGACGCCTGCAGGGCCGCTGTTCAGTATCGAGTGTCCTGAGAACGCCGTTTGGCAGCTCCGCCTCCCACACTGTGAGACCAAGCACG GTCAACGCTCTAACAGCCTGCTGTCTGTGGTCCACATCACTGATGATGGAATGGAGTTCACTGAACCTCTGGAGATCACAGACACTCATGTGGTCATCAACGTCCAACATCTGTCCCTGTTTGGCCTCGTCTGGGAGGCTTTCAGAGGCTTTTATCAGTACATCAGATCAGTCAGTGGCCAAGTTCTGCTGTTCCTCACACCACCAAACCcaagaacacagagacagaaactAGAGATGCTACTACTGCCAATCAATGTCCCAGTCAAAGATGTAAAGGCTTAT GTAAAAGAAATTGAACAGAATGCCGTATACATCAGTGTACCTGCCACATGTGACCTCATAACCAAAGAAAAATACTGTGTGGACTGTCCTGAAGCTGAACTGATACAGCCGGAG GCAAGCAAGTTTGACCTGAACTTTGGACCAAATTATCACACGATGTTTGAGATCCGTCTTCCAACAAACGCAGAACGAGTGACTTTAACGATCCGACACCAAGGAAACGCCGAGGTCTGGAGGCATGAAGTAGATCTGACTG ATCCTGCTTTAACTGGAGGAGGTGGACTGAGGACTCAGCGGAACATCTCACCACAGCAGACGTTGTCTTCGGTTCGGCCTGAATTTGTGGATCGTGTGACGGATCCTGTTCTGAACCAGCTGTTGGACCGACTTTTACACCAGATGTTTATTAATGACAGAGAGTATGAGTGTGTAAAAACGAAAGGCCGAGCCCATAAGGCTGCAGATGTGATCGACACGGTGCGACGCAAAGGACCAGCAGCGGCATCATTTCTGATATCAGCCTTATGTGAACTGGACTGCAACCTGTCCAGaaccctggacctggacctgagtCCTGATCCACATTAG